In the Brienomyrus brachyistius isolate T26 chromosome 20, BBRACH_0.4, whole genome shotgun sequence genome, one interval contains:
- the LOC125715725 gene encoding 5-hydroxytryptamine receptor 7-like: MFVDFNGSFLVVNTRSYMAEERVKELRTDDMISGTVHARLPAAQTTPATLPTSSMVENDTRCGEQILSHGNMEKVLIGVILTMLTVLTICGNLLVVISVCFVKKLRQPSNYLIVSLAVADLSVALAVMPFVSITDLIGGQWIFGKFFCNVFIAMDVMCCTASILTLCVISIDRYLGITKPLTYPMRQSGRCMAKIILSVWLLSASITLPPLFGWAQNVNDNKVCLISQDVGYTIYSTAVAFYIPMSVMLIMYHRIYRAAKVSAAKHNIAGFPRPEEEDSVDCVSAALKLHKEAEECSSFSQLLRADRRNISVFKREQKAATTLGIVVGAFSVCWLPFFVLSTARPFICGVRCSCVPLWVERTLLWLGYANSLINPFIYAFFNRDLRTTYRNLLRCRYRNINRKLSAASMQEALKLAERNDSML, encoded by the exons ATGTTCGTCGATTTCAATGGCAGTTTTCTCGTCGTTAACACGAGGTCGTACATGGCAGAAGAGAGAGTTAAGGAACTTCGCACTGACGACATGATCTCGGGGACGGTGCACGCGCGCCTGCCGGCTGCGCAGACGACACCCGCGACTTTGCCAACTTCCAGCATGGTGGAGAATGACACGAGGTGTGGGGAGCAGATCCTGAGCCACGGCAACATGGAAAAAGTGCTCATTGGGGTAATACTAACCATGCTTACCGTTCTCACTATCTGTGGGAATTTGCTGGTGGTTATTTCGGTGTGTTTTGTCAAAAAGCTGCGGCAGCCATCTAATTATCTGATAGTCTCTTTAGCCGTGGCGGACCTCTCGGTGGCGCTGGCCGTGATGCCCTTTGTCAGCATTACGGACCTTATTGGCGGACAGTGGATTTTTGGCAAGTTCTTCTGCAACGTTTTCATTGCCATGGATGTCATGTGCTGCACTGCCTCCATCCTGACGCTCTGTGTAATAAGCATAGACAG GTACCTTGGCATAACAAAGCCCTTAACATACCCAATGAGACAGAGCGGCAGGTGTATGGCCAAAATAATCCTGTCTGTCTGGCTCTTGTCCGCCTCGATCACTCTACCACCTTTATTCGGCTGGGCGCAGAATGTAAATGATAACAAAGTGTGTCTGATCAGCCAGGACGTTGGCTACACCATCTATTCCACCGCCGTGGCTTTCTACATCCCCATGTCGGTGATGCTGATCATGTACCACAGAATATACAGGGCGGCCAAGGTGAGCGCAGCCAAGCACAACATCGCCGGATTCCCTCGGCCGGAGGAAGAGGACAGCGTGGACTGCGTCTCGGCCGCCCTGAAGCTGCACAAGGAGGCCGAGGAGTGCTCAAGCTTCTCGCAGCTCCTGCGCGCCGACCGGAGGAACATCTCGGTCTTCAAGAGGGAGCAGAAGGCTGCCACAACTTTGGGCATTGTAGTGGGGGCGTTTAGCGTCTGCTGGCTTCCCTTCTTCGTGCTGTCCACCGCCCGTCCGTTTATCTGCGGGGTGCGGTGCAGCTGCGTCCCCTTGTGGGTGGAACGTACGTTGCTGTGGCTGGGCTACGCCAACTCGCTGATCAACCCCTTCATCTATGCCTTCTTCAACCGCGACCTGAGGACCACCTACCGTAATCTGCTCCGCTGCAGGTACAGGAACATCAACCGCAAGCTGTCCGCCGCCAGCATGCAGGAGGCCCTCAAACTTGCAGAACGAAACGACTCCATGCTTTAG
- the LOC125715851 gene encoding pantothenate kinase 3-like isoform X1 produces the protein MDQGKSVADQKSAGFCFTNGLQNGFCAPQLSNGSVGGHGSSGGGGTSGNHSGIENFHHLHQDPQNNGSPAKRCRLRRRMDSGKKNRPPFPWFGMDIGGTLVKLVYFEPKDITAEEEKEEVENLKSIRKYLTYNTAYGNTGIRDVHLELKDLAMCGRKGNLHFIRFPTQAMHRFIQMGRDKNFSSLHTTLCATGGGAYKFEEDFRTMADLQLLKLDELDCLIQGLLYVDSVGFNGHPECYFFENPSDPENCVKRPCSLDNPFPMLLVNIGSGVSILAVYSKDDYKRVTGTSLGGGTFLGLCCLLTGCETFEEALEMAAKGDSTNVDKLVKDIYGGDYERFGLQGSAVASSFGHMMSKEKRDTISKEDLARATLVTITNNIGSIARMCAVNEKIDRIVFVGNFLRINMVSTKLLAYAMDFWSKGQLKALFLEHEGYFGAVGAFLELLKLTDDL, from the exons ATGGATCAAGGCAAGTCAGTTGCGGATCAGAAAAGCGCCGGTTTCTGTTTTACCAACGGGCTACAAAATGGGTTTTGCGcaccgcaactaagtaatgggagCGTCGGCGGTCATGGATCAAGCGGCGGCGGCGGCACCAGCGGCAACCATAGTGGCATTGAAAATTTCCACCATCTTCACCAGGATCCGCAGAATAATGGGTCCCCTGCTAAAAGGTGCAGGCTGCGAAGGAGAATGGACTCGGGGAAGAAGAACAGACCGC CCTTTCCATGGTTTGGGATGGACATCGGTGGGACCCTGGTCAAGCTGGTGTACTTCGAGCCCAAGGACATCACggcggaggaggagaaggaggaggtggagaacTTGAAGAGCATCCGGAAGTACCTGACGTACAACACAGCCTACGGCAACACGGGCATCCGCGACGTCCACCTGGAGCTGAAAGACCTGGCCATGTGTGGCCGGAAGGGCAACTTGCACTTCATCCGCTTCCCTACGCAGGCCATGCACCGCTTCATCCAGATGGGCCGGGACAAGAACTTCTCCAGCCTGCACACCACGCTGTGTGCTACCGGCGGCGGGGCCTACAAGTTCGAGGAGGACTTCAGAACG ATGGCTGACCTGCAGCTCCTGAAACTGGATGAGCTCGACTGCCTCATCCAGGGCCTCTTGTATGTTGACTCGGTCGGGTTCAACGGCCATCCGGAGTGTTACTTCTTTGAAAACCCGTCAGACCCGGAGAACTGCGTCAAGAGGCCATGCAGCCTGGACAACCCCTTCCCTATGCTGCTGGTGAACATCGGATCTGGGGTCAGCATACTGGCGGTCTATTCCAAGGACGACTACAAACGGGTCACTGGGACCAG CCTGGGGGGTGGGACGTTCCTCGGCCTGTGCTGCTTGCTGACTGGCTGCGAGACGTTCGAGGAAGCCCTGGAGATGGCGGCCAAGGGGGACAGCACTAATGTGGACAAGCTGGTGAAAGACATCTACGGAGGAGACTATGAGCGCTTCGGGTTGCAAGGGTCAGCGGTGGCATCCAG CTTTGGCCACATGATGAGCAAAGAGAAAAGAGACACCATCAGTAAAGAAGACCTTGCCAGAGCCACCCTGGTCACCATCACCAACAACATTGGCTCCATCGCTCGCATGTGTGCTGTGAATGAG AAAATTGACAGGATCGTTTTTGTTGGGAACTTCCTCCGGATAAATATGGTGTCGACAAAGCTGCTGGCCTACGCCATGGACTTTTGGTCAAAAGGACAACTCAAAGCCCTGTTTTTGGAACACGAG GGGTACTTTGGGGCTGTTGGTGCCTTCCTGGAACTGCTGAAGCTGACTGATGATTTGTGA
- the LOC125715851 gene encoding pantothenate kinase 1-like isoform X2 — protein sequence MKLKGIKKPAFPWFGMDIGGTLVKLVYFEPKDITAEEEKEEVENLKSIRKYLTYNTAYGNTGIRDVHLELKDLAMCGRKGNLHFIRFPTQAMHRFIQMGRDKNFSSLHTTLCATGGGAYKFEEDFRTMADLQLLKLDELDCLIQGLLYVDSVGFNGHPECYFFENPSDPENCVKRPCSLDNPFPMLLVNIGSGVSILAVYSKDDYKRVTGTSLGGGTFLGLCCLLTGCETFEEALEMAAKGDSTNVDKLVKDIYGGDYERFGLQGSAVASSFGHMMSKEKRDTISKEDLARATLVTITNNIGSIARMCAVNEKIDRIVFVGNFLRINMVSTKLLAYAMDFWSKGQLKALFLEHEGYFGAVGAFLELLKLTDDL from the exons ATGAAGCTTAAGGGTATTAAGAAGCCAG CCTTTCCATGGTTTGGGATGGACATCGGTGGGACCCTGGTCAAGCTGGTGTACTTCGAGCCCAAGGACATCACggcggaggaggagaaggaggaggtggagaacTTGAAGAGCATCCGGAAGTACCTGACGTACAACACAGCCTACGGCAACACGGGCATCCGCGACGTCCACCTGGAGCTGAAAGACCTGGCCATGTGTGGCCGGAAGGGCAACTTGCACTTCATCCGCTTCCCTACGCAGGCCATGCACCGCTTCATCCAGATGGGCCGGGACAAGAACTTCTCCAGCCTGCACACCACGCTGTGTGCTACCGGCGGCGGGGCCTACAAGTTCGAGGAGGACTTCAGAACG ATGGCTGACCTGCAGCTCCTGAAACTGGATGAGCTCGACTGCCTCATCCAGGGCCTCTTGTATGTTGACTCGGTCGGGTTCAACGGCCATCCGGAGTGTTACTTCTTTGAAAACCCGTCAGACCCGGAGAACTGCGTCAAGAGGCCATGCAGCCTGGACAACCCCTTCCCTATGCTGCTGGTGAACATCGGATCTGGGGTCAGCATACTGGCGGTCTATTCCAAGGACGACTACAAACGGGTCACTGGGACCAG CCTGGGGGGTGGGACGTTCCTCGGCCTGTGCTGCTTGCTGACTGGCTGCGAGACGTTCGAGGAAGCCCTGGAGATGGCGGCCAAGGGGGACAGCACTAATGTGGACAAGCTGGTGAAAGACATCTACGGAGGAGACTATGAGCGCTTCGGGTTGCAAGGGTCAGCGGTGGCATCCAG CTTTGGCCACATGATGAGCAAAGAGAAAAGAGACACCATCAGTAAAGAAGACCTTGCCAGAGCCACCCTGGTCACCATCACCAACAACATTGGCTCCATCGCTCGCATGTGTGCTGTGAATGAG AAAATTGACAGGATCGTTTTTGTTGGGAACTTCCTCCGGATAAATATGGTGTCGACAAAGCTGCTGGCCTACGCCATGGACTTTTGGTCAAAAGGACAACTCAAAGCCCTGTTTTTGGAACACGAG GGGTACTTTGGGGCTGTTGGTGCCTTCCTGGAACTGCTGAAGCTGACTGATGATTTGTGA